Proteins encoded in a region of the Psychromicrobium lacuslunae genome:
- a CDS encoding SAM-dependent methyltransferase produces MTHTIPSGKVRADLWPDVAQAPSSLRARAGGPIAKSLFQGAIKRLPLEVRFPDGSVLGLGGPRMVIADPSSFYARLAHNGLIGLGEAYMAHEWEAEDLAAVMTVFAARVSKLIPQPLQALRGAILPHQPHRERNTVSNSRNNISRHYDLSNELFAEFLDETMSYSSAYFADLDAPDFHLLASAQQAKIDRLLDLAGVTEGSHVLEIGTGWGELALRAAQRGARVYSVTLSSEQKELAERRIARAGFSDSVQIELLDYRKVQGTFDAIVSVEMIEAVGFEFMPDYFQTLAARLRPGGAVGLQAITIGHERMLATRNSYTWVHKYIFPGGMIPSAELIAEQSALNGLTVENRMAFGQHYAQTLRLWDEQFSRNAAQVDELGFDETFRRMWHFYLAYSRAGFASGYLDVQQFQLRKSKG; encoded by the coding sequence ATGACGCACACGATTCCATCCGGAAAAGTGCGTGCCGATCTTTGGCCCGACGTAGCGCAAGCACCGTCGTCGTTGCGAGCCCGAGCGGGCGGCCCGATCGCAAAGTCTCTGTTCCAGGGTGCGATCAAAAGGCTACCTTTGGAGGTTCGTTTCCCTGATGGTTCGGTTCTCGGCCTGGGCGGTCCGAGGATGGTGATTGCTGATCCAAGCAGTTTCTATGCTCGGCTGGCCCACAATGGTTTGATCGGCCTGGGAGAGGCCTATATGGCTCACGAATGGGAAGCTGAGGATCTGGCCGCCGTGATGACTGTTTTCGCGGCCAGGGTATCGAAATTGATTCCGCAGCCCCTGCAAGCACTGCGCGGTGCAATTCTGCCGCACCAGCCGCACCGCGAGCGCAATACGGTGAGCAACTCGCGGAACAATATCTCCCGGCACTACGACCTCTCCAACGAGCTTTTCGCCGAGTTTTTAGATGAAACCATGAGCTACTCCTCCGCCTACTTCGCTGATTTGGATGCTCCCGACTTTCATCTGCTCGCCAGCGCGCAACAGGCAAAGATTGACCGGCTGCTTGACCTGGCCGGCGTCACCGAGGGCAGCCATGTCTTAGAAATCGGTACTGGTTGGGGTGAACTGGCGCTGCGAGCCGCCCAACGTGGTGCTCGGGTCTATTCCGTCACCTTGAGCAGCGAGCAGAAAGAACTGGCGGAGCGGCGTATCGCCAGGGCGGGTTTTTCCGATTCGGTTCAGATTGAGCTGCTGGACTACCGGAAAGTGCAGGGAACGTTTGACGCCATCGTTTCAGTGGAAATGATTGAAGCGGTGGGCTTCGAGTTCATGCCGGATTATTTTCAAACCTTGGCGGCCCGGCTGAGACCTGGTGGGGCGGTCGGATTGCAGGCGATCACTATCGGTCATGAGCGGATGTTGGCCACTCGAAATAGCTATACCTGGGTGCACAAGTATATTTTCCCGGGCGGGATGATTCCCTCGGCAGAGTTGATTGCCGAGCAGAGCGCGCTGAACGGGTTGACGGTAGAGAACCGGATGGCTTTCGGCCAGCACTACGCGCAGACGCTCCGACTGTGGGATGAACAGTTCAGCCGGAATGCCGCGCAAGTGGATGAGCTCGGCTTCGACGAGACGTTCCGCCGGATGTGGCACTTCTACTTGGCCTATTCGCGGGCTGGCTTCGCTTCGGGCTACCTCGACGTACAGCAGTTCCAGCTGCGTAAATCGAAGGGATAA
- a CDS encoding DUF1365 domain-containing protein, translated as MATLGVGALYAITVKHVRREPLLNSFAYRSYQWFIDPENPPKLPWWLAPFAQFRSRDHLGSPEKTIGANLRDYLAKHGVTAEGPISMLSNAAVLGYVFNPLSLFWCHHHDGSLACIVAEVHNTYGQRHVYLLGPEASTKARIPKEFYVSPFYPVDGEYLMSLPEPTQRAQLSIVLERAEQKPFVATVLGHRIPATPRNISRMLLDIPLAPLRVSVQIFYQGVKLWWRKLPVQPRPRLAPQPEYQTKQSPPQSVQTIQEALK; from the coding sequence ATGGCCACGCTAGGAGTGGGAGCCTTATACGCGATTACGGTCAAGCACGTTCGGCGGGAGCCGCTGCTCAATTCCTTTGCTTACCGTAGCTATCAGTGGTTCATCGATCCGGAAAACCCGCCTAAACTTCCGTGGTGGCTGGCACCTTTCGCTCAGTTTCGCTCCCGAGATCATCTGGGCAGCCCAGAGAAAACCATCGGCGCGAACCTACGCGATTATCTGGCCAAACACGGCGTAACCGCTGAAGGGCCGATCAGCATGTTGAGTAACGCTGCGGTGCTCGGCTATGTTTTCAATCCGCTCTCCTTATTCTGGTGTCACCACCACGATGGATCACTGGCCTGCATCGTCGCAGAAGTTCACAATACTTATGGTCAGCGACATGTCTATTTGCTCGGCCCGGAGGCAAGTACAAAAGCCAGAATCCCCAAAGAGTTCTATGTTTCGCCGTTTTACCCCGTCGATGGTGAGTACCTCATGAGCCTGCCCGAGCCAACGCAGCGGGCTCAGCTATCCATCGTGTTGGAACGAGCGGAGCAGAAACCCTTCGTGGCCACCGTCTTGGGGCACCGAATCCCAGCTACACCTCGTAACATCAGCCGTATGTTGTTAGATATTCCACTAGCACCGCTGCGAGTGAGTGTGCAGATTTTCTACCAAGGCGTGAAGCTTTGGTGGCGGAAACTTCCCGTGCAACCCAGGCCGCGACTTGCGCCCCAACCCGAGTATCAGACGAAACAGTCACCACCCCAGTCGGTTCAGACCATCCAGGAGGCCCTCAAATGA